A stretch of DNA from Lotus japonicus ecotype B-129 chromosome 4, LjGifu_v1.2:
CATGCAGGCTTCCAGAGATAGTTTTTTGCAGTCTAGAATTCGACATAGTCTTTTCCTTTCGCTCTTGTTCAGTTGTGGATGAGCCtgaaattttcaattaaacAAATAGAGATTTTAGTGATACTTGTAGGTCAAAAGTGACACAAATAAGAAGCTGAAGTGATTTCCCAAACTGAGCCGTGAATTGAGTTCAGTGTCCTCAAGAGTTTTATTCTGATTAATTTCGAACACGCCAGGACTAAACAGCTATACAGACAACTGACAAGGTGCCAATTTGCAAATCCAGAAAATTTATGAGGGTTTtaattatgtgttttttttatattttaaataaaaataaattccagCTGAGCTCATTAAAGTGACGTggtcatgccacatgggccaccggagctccggcgttgacccagagctccggagggaccaaaaccaaacgttttggcaaaggttagggactaaaccccacctttgctccgacgagggacgaaaaccaggtattatggaaaggttagggacgaaaaacttatttaagccttgatTTCCTTTCCTTCTTCTATTCAAAAAAAGTTACATTACCAAAGTGTTCAATATGGAATTATGGATGACCTAAAAACATTAatttccttttcattttctcCCATACCTAAAAGTGTTCAATTTGTTATTTCCTTCATATATAGTTTAAGAATCCAGAGGCAATTTTTTCTTCTGGTTTAAAAAAACTGAACCTGCAACTATACAAATTATGGTGAACTAGCCTGCACTTAAACCCGAAATAAATAATGAATAGACATGATTTTAAGGTCTGAGTTGTTTGTCCAATTATCCACTAATTCTGTCCCCACAACTCAAACATGTCTGGCCACAGTATTATGTTCTTAGCTTTCTTTTCCCTCCTCTTCTTGGTAATTAGTGTTAAGAAATTTCATATTGACAAGAGATATAACCAATTAACCCTTTATTTAAAGTAGTACAATCCTTACCCTTTATAggcaaatattagttgttagtaatgttagtaaattagacTCTCCTCAATgatcgaaccctggaccttcacCTTCATCCCAccaaacccttatgtcccctaactcttaccacttgagctaactctTGGGTACACCCGAAttctaattattatttatttctatcTGTGCACAAAATGCAGTAATTATGTAAACAAAATAGAAATTCTTGTCAGAAGATTTACCTTGAGATAAATGTCAATAGCTGTGTATAGATCATCATGATCATGCCTTGCAAATTCTGGCATAATTTCAGCAAGAGCCATGAATTTCGACAGAGGCAAATTCACATCCCTGGCAATCTCCTGAAGATACCTATCCACAAGCTTTGCAACCTTCAATTTTGAGCTATGAGATGCAGAAGAGGACCTCCTACTCTCCTGGAAATCAAAGTTAATATTCTCCGCCGAGCGAGACCTCCTTCTTTCAAATTCCATCCTTGATCTTGGAGGACTAGTTGGTGGACTCTGACCTTGAACCATGAACTGTTCCAATATACTCATCATCAAATCCACTTCATAAATCATATCATGTTTGCAAGATACTGAGGGAATTAGAAGATCATTCACAGTGGCTTCTTCTAATTGAAGTCCTATTCTTCTTGCTAATTCCATTTTAGATGAACAAGAAGCATTGAGAATGTTGGCTGCTTTCAAGAGTCTGAGAAGGAAGCTGCAAGAAACAGCACCTTTCTCAGATGGAAGCAAGCTTACTATTGATTCCAAGAGCAAACGCTGCTTTGAAGTTGCTATTTCAATTGTtgaatctgaatctgaatcaGATCCAGCTAGCTCAAtatttctcttgatatttgGTAGCATTCGAGACACATAAACTTTCAGCGCGTCACCAATGAGATAAAAGGGTAACTTGCCACCAGATTTGATAGCTATCATGGTTCTCCAATAGAGGTCTATGCTTAGTTCTGATAAATCCTCAGCCCACCATCTGTTTGATGATTTGTGTCTGAGATTGAGACTTTCGGTTCCGCTGAAAGAAATATCATCTCTGACACGTCGCGAATGGCTATGTGACAAGCTCACCTTTGTGGGGTTTCTTAAGACCTTTGAGGCAATAGCTTCAATGCATCTGCTTGCAATTGCCAAGTCCTCTGACCACAGAGCTAATGCTTTTGTGGTTTGTAGAGTTACAATGGAATCCTTCCAGCCATGAAGAATGCAGGAGTTTAGGAAAACCTCAAGCTTGTAAATCAAGTTTCCCTTCTCAGCATCCTCTGTCATCTGCAAGTATTCAGCAGCACACCGTGCTGAGACAATGTTGTGAGCGCTGAGAGTGATGGTGATTCCATAGCAGAACTTCGCGCACAGTTCAAAGGCCTCCACCCCACCAGGAAAATCAGGAAGCTGTACTATTTGATGCTTTGGAGAATCAGGAAAGTGGTCTGAGCATAGCCTTTGCAGGCGCGAACACTTGGAAAGCAGGGGAAACTGAACAAGAACAGCAGCATCAGCATGAACTTCAGATTATGAACATGTGAATaacataaaaattgaaaacaaaagataGAAAAGATGAAAAAGGAACTGAGGTTGTTGATTATGAAAACTTGTACAGTTTCAATCATTGGTACCCATGAAACAGCCGCAATTGCAGTCGCGGTGATATTGTGGGGACTTAAAAACGTTTACATAACAACCACAATTACAGTTGCGAACTGCAATTTAAAACCATGAGTATCCTTCTCGCTTTCGAAAGTATCAAGAAGCAAACCTTGTGGAGAAGGTATCTAATTCCTTTCACTTGAATTATCAGGTCGCTTGAAACTTCAGAGTAGACAGTCCTGCATACAAAGAAAAGAACCTCATGTTACTTACCTGGAACTGAGCTGATACATCATAATCTACAAAGAGAAGCAATCAAGTTCATCAGTTTAGGCCTTACCTTACAGACTCTGAAGTGTAGAAGGTGTCTGGACGAGATCCCAGTTTCATAAACTTCATAACTGTGGCAATTTCTTGCACTAACTACTTGCATAAGAGAATTCAGTACTGCAGAACACAAAAGAACTGCATAGAATAGCTCAGCTAGTGAAAGAAGCTCCACACAAACACTCTATTGTTATGTCTGCAATTGTGATGGATTTTCCCGCTTAAGCAAGCTCAAGTGGAAAATCGATAAATTTCAGGACATTAGTAGAGAAAACTTGAAGAACACTCAGACAGGAAAAGCTAAAAAAAAGAGCAGAGAATTTTcttggaggagagaaagaggGGGGTTTGTTGTGGGAACAAGTAATATAAAGCAGGTTAATTTAATATGTAGGAGTGACACCATATATGGAAAATAAACAGAAAATAAGAACATGAAGTGATCAAAACACTCCAAAATTATGTGCATGTCTTTCCAGTCAAAATAGTTACAAGTGATTTGGAGTTTGGACATTATAAACAGAAAGGATTAATGCAAATCACGCTGTAAAAGTAAGTAACTAAACAGTTTAGCAGCACAACTCAACAACCATGAAAAAGTATGCAACAAATCGAAGGTGAGTGCATCTGAACTGAATCATTCATTGTGCAAATTCTCAtttatgtatttattttttactttaccTTGCTTTCTTACCTCGTATTAGAATTCTACGATGTTGTAGGCTTTTTGTTTTCTTAACTGTAGAGAGATGCCATTGTTGGCGTGCAATTCTAAAGGCAATTCCCACTTGCTTAGCCCCACTTGTGCCTTCTTTCTCATCATTGCCACTGAAAAATTAggattttcaattttatttttttcattgtttcttCACTTTCTTGTGTCCACCTTGTCAACATGCACCTTAATACAATTAGGTTATGTTTATCATGTCATTTCAGcgagcttaaagcttatttgactagcttaaaagccttttaaaagtgtttggtaaaatagtttattttagtagcttatagcttaaaaaCTTAAAGATTAttgaatttattctcatttttatccttatcattttaataaaattctatCATTACACTTTCTAtattataaaagaaaataaactctaattatttttattttgaataattACTATTCAATTGTTagtataaaattttaaaaaatattttgtgaatttagagaaatataaattacctttttaaattgaaatataaatttatttattttattctatttaaaataataaaaatataaaaaagaaaataaattcaaaataaattatatttttgagatgataaataatttgaactaaatttaaatatttaaagtggtaattattttaatatcatatatgtattGATGTGTAAAAAATTAATGTTGAATGCAATGAATGTCCTCTTATgtcatttttcaatttcacCTTATTTAATAGCTAGTTTTACCAAGCAGTTTTTTACAATTAgatagcttttcagctttcagctttcaACTAGCTTATCAACTaggcatgccaaacatagccttagttTTAGTGACTGCCGATAAACGTTATTTTTTTTCTCCAGAataactaaaatcaaactcgcttataAATTCAGAGACTAATTTAACCATTAACTCAAGAGAATAAAAGACACCAAATCAAGGGCAGCCTAAAAAACAACTTACCTAGCAAAACGTCCATAGAGTAAAGAAAACAtcgaaaccaaaaccaaaacaatCACCAAAGCAGCAACTAACAAGGCATAACAAAGGTCGCAGTACAAAACCAAAACGTAAAAAGGCTCAAAACAAACCACCTCTATAATAACAAGTAAGGGTATGTTTGTTTTTCAGTTTGGGCCTTCAAAAGTACTTTTGAGTCTTGTGTAACTTTGTGTCATTATATTTGGCAAATTAAAAACCATGTTCACTCAACCCACTTTCAACCCCAAACCAACTTCTATATCAATTCAGTTGAGATCAACTCGAAAGCACTTTCAACCCAACGGAACCTAGGAGTTACTTTCACATTCGCACATTGgaatttgtctttttaagttaaAACTGTCTCGGAAAGCGTgtgaactgaaaaccaaacacacacactTAATTGTCACTTCTACATTCACTCAGGGCCTGTTTGGTGATCAGGATACGATAGGATATGACATGATAGTAATCATAtcatgttgttatctgttgtttgttgcgccaggaagataggataacactatcatgtctcttatcatatcctgtccatcatgtgtaaaagttatcctgagaggggagctaggatagaacatgataggatatcggttatatattttttttcattatccTAACTCCaagttaatttattttaatattatataatttataatttataatcatattaatttaaataaaataaaaaataaataaaattattattcataaatagtaaaatagaatactcacttacaaatattgatttattaatagtaatagactaatttaatagtttcttctcctattatttaaaaaatatttatctacttatataataatttaaatataaattacttttgaaataataatatttttaatttagtaatttttattatttatcacgtgtcacaactaagtgaaaaccaattggttacaaatattaattttttaatagtaatagactaattttctattttcatctcctattatttaaaattatttatctacttatataataatttataatttaaatataaagtagttttgaaataataataatattctttagggatggcaacgggtagAATCGAGCACAtgttttacaattaccaaactcaaacccaaacacaaacctttgtgagcgataaaatgaaattcatGCCCAAACCCATTGGGTTTTAGATTTACCCGAAACTCAAACCCCAACTCAAACTCATTACTTACGTGAAATAGCAGCCCGTCCCAAAACCCGATCCAGAACCTACTTTcataaaaaaagtgaaattcatagaaagaaagaaaaaaaatactattcatcatcctcatccatcaccaaagtgagacaacaatatTTTAGAGTTTACTTTCTTAAACAttcaaaagtacaattaatcatcaaacactaagaacaaagtttataaatatatatgtgtgagagtttttttgtaattttatgtttcgggtATCTTTGGGTTTGAGTTCGGGCAGGTATGAACACATatttaactaataccaaaccTAAACCCATAAACTGCTACAGTAACAGGAAAAACCAaaatccagtcaactcggaTTTTGTCCGTCAAATCGGATCAGGTCCGGGCGGGTACCAATGGGTTTGTGCAAAATTGTCATCcctaatattcttaatttagttaacttttattgttaattatcatgtgtcacaactaagtgaaaaccaattggttaattgcataattttatttaaaatatagactcattcatgaaaatgtataaaaaattaaatttaatagaatgatcaatttttaaatatattttttattcaaatataaatttgatacatttttccttatcatgtgcacctcaaacacatgatatgataagagtgtATCATGTTGCTAtcttgttcacatatcatatcctatcatatcttATCCTGACCAAATGTCTCAATCTACTTTCAACCTTAAActctattttaaaatatatgtatGCAAgcataaatcacattacaaccAACTCAATTTGACCCAAACTCTATTTTGTAAACACACATTCATGTAAACTCTATTTTGCAAACTGGAATCCAAACACTAACTAAAACATCTAGAAACTCTTTCTCTGCAAGAAATAACAAGATCAACTAAAGTTTCCGCGCATGAATCTCGGCCGCAATTTTGTTGAAGAGAATTTGATTTTTAGATGAGCATTTTCTTTGGTTAATTGGAAAATGGTCCACGAGATTTAAAAGCTGCATTTTATTGGCGGGAAAGTACAACAAACTCACGGTTGTTAGTTGCTCACGATGCACCTTAGGTGAAAATAAGCTTTCTTTCCAGATTGTGATTTTAGGTGCCCAAATAGGAATATATGGTTAGAAATTTAGAATGTTTTAATATACCAGTCCAGGATTTTCTTCAAGTTACTTGTGTTTGGATTGTTACAAGGTAACGTGGTTCGGTTTCCCTCTCTTTCAGTCTTATGATCTCATATCAACTATCAAGGACAAATGAGATTGATGGACGTGGACCCTTTATTGGTAGAAattagaaaatgaaagataGGTATGAGTTATGAGCGTATGTTATTCATGATTGGTTCCATACAGTAATGTGTTAATGTCATTTACTCAATGCAAAAAGTGCATGTATCAataatgttgttttttttttggtgaaagTATTACAAAACTAAGAATGAATAAAAAGAGGATGGGGCTCatattgtagttttttttttataagcaaggcTCATATTGTAGCCAATCATGTGCTTCATCAACCCGAAACTTTAACAACCCAACACAGATAGATTCCAATATAAAGCTTGAAATCAATCTATTTCGTAGTAGCGCTGCAAAAGGGTCATGATGTATCTTCTCAAAATaacaattcttaaaaaaaacatgatttaCTTAattgggtaaatagccaagttcgtccctgaatgtgtccaccgccttcaacttcatccctgaatgaattttattcatcTCGCGGTCCCCCAAAGTGACAAATGTCtgtcactttagtccttgacgttaaaaaacacTAACAGACGTtaacaaattcattttttatatttttttacccatgtgaaaatcattaatttaaatttaaaaaaacaaattaactaaaaaattgattaattaaaaatttaaaacacaaaatcctaatctccttctcatcttcttcagcttactccttttttcttcatctttgCATCATAACCCAGTTTTTTATCATAAAACAATTTTTCATCTAAAAAAATCACCATCTGCATCtgcttcttcatcttttcttcataaCCCACCcagtttttttattgaaacaCAACAACCCCAATCTCCACAATCTCGTAACCCCCATATCCCcaacctcttcttcctcctccaccaAAACTCAAAATCCAGGTCAGAATCCAATTTCACAGCAAAACCAGATCAAGGGAACAGGAAGCTTAACGATAAATCATCACCAGGCCCGTATGTGTTTCATCATTCTCAGACCCACAATGAACCCTAGCTCTCCCTTTCATGATAAATCTGGCACCGCCCCTCCAAGAACCAGAGGGGGATCAAGAACAAGAGAGATGAAGGATCGAACCTGGACGCTGAACGTGAACCTCACGCCTCCAAACACTTCGACCTCGGGTTCAGATATGGTGGCGGTGATAGTGTTGGGGCGGCGAAGAACCCTAAGCGGGCGCGTGAAGGAAGGAGAGGGGAAGAGAAGAAGGTTGGGCTTGGGGAAGACGGACCATCTTCCATGCAGTCAGCGATTGAGCCGCCAGATCCATATCGgggttttctttctctctctcaaccACTCCTTCTCCTTGCTTCGTTTGCTCCAGCTCCCAAACATGTTGTGTGATGGGGTTTCTATTTTGTGAttgttgggttttttttttgatttgtgTGAAAAGTGGGATGGATCTGTGGCAATTTTCACTATGTTCAATTTCGTGCTTGATTTGTTGCTGTTGTGGGATTTTGTTAGGGGAGGGGGGGGGTTCGAGTTCTGGTTGGGAACATGTTCTGATCCAAGCTGACATTGGATCTGACCGGAatgcattattattattttttccagGAATACATTATTTTAATGATGTTGGAAGGTTTGTGGTGGGGAATTGGGTTGTGGTGGAAGGATttgtgaagatgatgaagaagatgatgagaagaaggagatgaagaccaGTGGTTCacattaagaattttttttttctgttttaattaattagattttagttCAATTGTTATTCTAATTTACTTAAAtaatttttcagttttaaaaaaatgaatttggtAACGTCTGTTAgtgttttttaacgtcaaggaTTAAAGTGACAGACGTTTGCCACTTTGGGGGACCGCGAgatgaataaaattcattcaaggacgaatgtgaagtcggtggacacattcagggacgaacttggctatttacccgaaCTCTTACTTAATTTCACTTTTGATCTTCCAAGCATTATCATTGTCCGGAATTGACTACTCTTTTCTAAAATAAACAAATTGAGTTGCGTAAGTTTTTGTAATATTGCAGTAAAGAGTGCCCACTAGGGTGAAGAAGTTTCAAAATGGTCCACCAGTGAACCAAGAGTCATAGTAGtagtttataaaataaaaatagggttaaaaactataaccgtccctgaac
This window harbors:
- the LOC130711395 gene encoding BTB/POZ domain-containing protein At1g67900-like, which gives rise to MKFMKLGSRPDTFYTSESVRTVYSEVSSDLIIQVKGIRYLLHKFPLLSKCSRLQRLCSDHFPDSPKHQIVQLPDFPGGVEAFELCAKFCYGITITLSAHNIVSARCAAEYLQMTEDAEKGNLIYKLEVFLNSCILHGWKDSIVTLQTTKALALWSEDLAIASRCIEAIASKVLRNPTKVSLSHSHSRRVRDDISFSGTESLNLRHKSSNRWWAEDLSELSIDLYWRTMIAIKSGGKLPFYLIGDALKVYVSRMLPNIKRNIELAGSDSDSDSTIEIATSKQRLLLESIVSLLPSEKGAVSCSFLLRLLKAANILNASCSSKMELARRIGLQLEEATVNDLLIPSVSCKHDMIYEVDLMMSILEQFMVQGQSPPTSPPRSRMEFERRRSRSAENINFDFQESRRSSSASHSSKLKVAKLVDRYLQEIARDVNLPLSKFMALAEIMPEFARHDHDDLYTAIDIYLKAHPQLNKSERKRLCRILDCKKLSLEACMHAAQNDLLPLRVVVQVLFFEQARAAASGSKVTNMASNIKALLTAHGIDPSKHTAPLSTTTSIHADDNWSVSGFKSPKSITRNSTLRMKLAEDDDLDESSDGIGRNSRFKPKRMLSKLWSTNRSATTKI